Genomic segment of Acomys russatus chromosome 9, mAcoRus1.1, whole genome shotgun sequence:
CCATCTGTAGCAGTGCTTTGGCCCATTCTGTGGATGCCGAGGTTTCACTTTTCTGCTGTTGAATTCCGCTGTTCTCACCCACAGCTGCCCACCTCTGTGTACAGCTGTGCGTCATTTGTCTGGTTCTAGTTCAGGGAGGAATGCCATTATGCTGCTcggtacatttttaaaagttgtaattGTGCAATTTAATGGAATGTACATTTCCAATCTGTGTGGAAAGATTGTCTAGATTTCTAGACCAGTTGGTGGGACTCAAAGAGAAACAATGCAGGATGTGACCTTGGCTCTTGTGGTATTTTTAAGCCttgtggctttgttttctgtattggCCCATGTGGGTGGAGGAAGGACTCATTGCCACACAGTGAGTAGCTTGGTCACCATTGGTCTGAGGATATGTTACATAAGCTGGGATCTAGGCCAGAAGCTACAGCCTCTAATTTGCCCCTAGTTTATAAAATGCCGTTTAAAGTTTATGATTGTAACTAAAGAATGGTGTTCCCACCCTCTCATTCCATCTGCTGCCAGGCGAGCACACACAGTAAGGAACAACCATAAGCAACTAGGGCTTGTTGAGGTCATCATGTGAGTTATGTTAAGAAAAGACACACTGTTGCTTATTGCAAATGTGGCAAAAGTATGGTACCAACATCCTCATATATTTGCTTGTATCAAAGTAACTGTATCTCTCAGTTTTTATTCtagtctgtttcttttaaaatttccttcACCAACTCAGTCATAGGATTTCAATAACTTGCATACTAACCCGCTCATTTTCCACACTCTTAAATTTCAGGGCTTCTAAATTGGAAATTATTTTCCAACAGAATCTAACTATGTGTCCTTGGCACAGCTCTAGGCTTACCTGCAAAACTGTAACTGTAGGCACTCTGTTGGCTACCAGGAAACTCAAATGTAATGTGTGTAAAATTAACTCATCATCTTCCTGAGAAGATCTGCTCTATTCTCATCTCCACAGCCTGGTCCTTCATTTGTTGGCCTCACTAAAATTTGGAGGTTAACCTGGAgttcgttgtgtgtgtgtgtgtgttttttttttctcactacgTATTTGATACTTTAGAAAGCCTGTTGAcacttttcttgaaaaatattcatttcacCAGAACTGTTGGCCACCTTCCCTGCTGGCGTTCAGGTCTAAGCCTGTGCTGTTTTACACTTGAACTGTGAGAATCCCGAGAGAACGTGTTTTCCAGCACATCTGCAGCACCTCCTTAATAAACAGGCAGACGGCCTTGTGAAAACACCGTCCATGTAGCAACTGTGCTGAGGGGtcatggttattttctttttcttcttgtgtaaATATGAAAATAGCACAAGCAATCATTGAGAAGgtacagagaagaaacagaatccTTAAGGTTCCTAAGTAAAGGAATCCCTGAGACCACAAGGATGGGCTTGAGATTAGCTAGGCGGTAGCGCGCAGTGGAAGAGGCAGACCCTGCGGGACCTTCAGCTTCAGCCTCTAATTGTAGTCCCGGCCTTCTCACCCTAGGAgcaggtggaagagagaggatgGGTACGAGTGAGACATCACGCATGCTCCCACAGGAGAGAAAGTACCACCGAAACCTCAGTGTCTCGCCTGGACAGATGCTCTTCAGTTTTCATTATTTGATTCTTTTCTCGCTGAAGCTCTTCCCTTTCATACCACATTGTAATTGGTAGCGCAGAGTTATGTGGGAGTTTGTGGCTCTTCGTAGTGACATTTAAGATTGGCTTCTCTAGGGGAATATCCACATTACCTTCTTCGGTAAAGCatacgttctctctctctctctgtctctctctctgtctctgtctctgtctctgtctctgtctctgtctctctctctctctcgccccccccccccagacaatAAAAAGGTATATCATTAAAAAAAGGTTTTCATGAATGAGGCAAGTGGAAGAAGCCCAACATGTAAACAGATGCAACATTACCAAGAAATCAATAGAATGAACTGCAGGCCCCTTCACTCACTCACATTGATGATGTAATGAACTGCAGGCCCCTTCACTCACTCACATTGATGATGTAATGAACTGCAGGCTCCTTCCCTCACTCACATTGATGATGTAATGAACTGCAGGCTCCTTCATTCACTCACATTGATGATGTAATGAACTGCAGGCCCCTTCCCTCACTCACATTGATGATGTAATGAACTGCAGGCCCCTTCCCTCACTCACATTGATCATCTCGCACATATGCTGCACCACAGTCTCTAGGCACAAATGAAATATAACAGATActcttttctacttcttttagggtgctatttatttttatgtgcataggtgttttgcctgcctgtggtctgtcagccacatacatgcagtgccaTGGAacgcagaagaaggcatcaggtctcctggagtTTAAGAACTTTGTGAACTGCCAAATGGTTGCTGGAATCAAACCTTGTTCCTCTGGCAAAGGAGCTGATTCTCTTAAGAGCCaactcatctcttcagcccctttttATATTTCTTGGTAGACAAATTTTAAGACTCCAAAATGATAGACATTAATTCTAGAATAttgaaaaacacacagaaaagttATTAATCactataactatttttaaaaagaatggtgTTTTATAAATTTCAGCCTTACATGGTATATAATGCACATGGTTTGACCACATTACATTAGAAATTATCATATATTCTAGTCTCATATGTTCTGCTTTAGTAAAAATCCATACATTCTAagtttaatcaaataaaaatctatctcatcaatactttaaatttattttcccacTCTAAACCCTGTagtaatttgattattttttaatttagctcTTTTATGAATGTTGAATGAGGCCATAAACTATAAAACATTGATCTGCATTTTTAACATCTTATTTATAGTTGTCTAAaactcagggactggagagatggcccagtggtgaAGAGTGGTTGCTGTGAAGTCAAGAGTTTGTATCCCAGCACACATCTAAAAAGCTCGGTTCCATATGAATGATGGTTACCACATGCCCAAATAATTGGTCACGTTCTTCCAGCTCACCCAGCATATGCACACAAGTATTTAACAAAACCTACCTAAGAAATAAGTGCTATAATAATGTCCGAGTCTCCTTGCATGCTGCAAAAGTAATAACCAATAGCTTCCAATTGTTTATCAACCACTGAGCACTATTCTGTGCTGTCCCTTTTACTGTATGAATTTCAGGATTGCACTTGTGACAATGACAATAGAAAAATACAGGGAAAAAATTGCAGTGAGAAATTTCAAAAAAGATTAACCTTTTCAATTTTAATTGTTGTTCATATTTTGAGTGTCAAAGAATTTTAAGTGCTCAATTGTGGCTTCTTTGTTCTTTCACTATGTTCATCTGGTGTGCGATCGCTCATTATTTCCAGTGACACATGATCAAGTAAAGACTTCATAATGACCAAACGAAACTAAGTGTCTGCAATATTTTAGTTATTCAATCAGTCTCTTCTCTAATAATATGTAATATGAGATTTAATATATgagaaattacagaaaacaaatactTTCTAGTTATATAATACTTTACTTAAAATTCTTCCTTTATATGAAAATGAGTGGCTTCTCTTTTTACATGTGGAATATTGCTTTAacttttctgtctcctcccttcTGTGGGTTGTCCTTTAGGCAGGCAGTGTCAGTAGGCACACAATAGAATTGTTTAACCATTAGTCAGGCAGTAGCATTTTTAATCATTAGCTAGGCATTAGAGGTAGTTAAAAATTAGCCGGAGAGTTGGAATCATTAGCCGGAAAGGGAGTGCCGCTTGTTAACCATTTGACAGGAAGTTGATATACGAAGTGCACAGATTTCtccttcacagcagcagaagaaTCAGGAAGCTCTTAGCCAAGGAAGTGGAAGGCAATGAGTTCCAAACAGCAGTGTGTCAAACTGAACGATGGCCACTTTATTCCTGCCCTGGGCTTTGGCACCTATAAGCCAAATGAGGTATGAATGCAAGATGCTTAGTGTCTCCAGGCTAGAGCTATTCTGCGGACAAGAGAGCAGAGAGTTAATCTCGCACTGCGTGTCAGGGCCTGATTGTTTCCATACTTGTTGATTATTCCTGTCAAATAGACTCTACAGCAGTTGCAGCAGTTGGTGGCTGTGGGCAGAAGACAGAGCTGGCTCCCTAGATAGGCTGGGCCAGGCTGTAGACAGAAGAACAGGGTCTATAATCATGTTTGCACCACTCTGGGGAAAAgatccccctcacccctcccccttgTTGAGCCAGCAGGGAGGCATGGGGGAAGGGCTAACTcttcaaacattttctttgaggGTGGGTGTTAGTGTAGTGTATGAGGGAGCCACAGGGTACGTGCCTCAGTGGCACTGGGACATTTGCTATGGCTCAGTCAGGGACTTCAGGGACAGGGAGAATGTTTGTTCATTTTCCCAGTTATTCTTGCTGTCACCTAGGGAATGTGGGCTTGTCAGGATGTGACTGCGCCTTTTCTTGTGGATTTGGGCCCTGTCAGCTCTAAGAGTGAGCTTGGCATGAATCTTCAGGCTGCCAGCTCCAGGCTTAAAGGGACAGACTCACAACCTAACAATTCTGGGCACTGTGCTTTTCCTTACAGCTATGTTTCTGAGCTtggtagaaaagaagaaagtcacaGATTGCCCATCAGCTTTCTTGGTGGCAGTGTAAGAGGGGGCTCCTCTGTTTGTATAGACAACAAACAACaccattgtttttccttttaaaaaggcaAGATACAGGGAAATCAGCATGGTAACTCAGGGTGTCTTCcagtggctctcaatctgtgAGTCATAATCCCTTTGccgggggtgggtgtgggtgggtggtggtggtgtcaaaTGACCatttcattatgattcataacataggcaaaattacaattatgaagtagctcCTAAAATAATTTGTGATTGGGGCCACCATAGtatgaggaaatgtattaaaggatcacaagcattaggaaggctgagaaccactgctggaGATGAATGCATGAAACAGGCATCTGAGGAAtactcaggttttgttttggggtagcCTTCTAGCCTTCAGCATCGCACAGTGAGTGTTCTCCCAGAGCTGAGTAAGGGCTAATCCTCAGCTATGGAAAACTCGCTGGAAGTTATAGTACATAATTATGATGGGGAGAAGGAGGACTTGGTAAAGATAAGTGCGAATTGTTGGTCTTCGCTGACATGTGTTGGATTTAGAACACGGTGGCCCTCAGAACTGAAAATATCAGGTGGACTATTTGCTCACCTGGAGGGTTTCCTATTTTGTAGTCCTCCTGAGACCTTTTAGTTGTGTGACAAAGGACCACTTCCCTTAACTTCAGTTTTGTACATTTCCTTCCTGTTAGATTTATGCATATATCCAatctgaatatatgtatatacccaGAGAAATCTGGAGTTATGTATAGGATTCGCTTTGTTTGCAAAGTTGCCCAtgcaaaaaacaagcaaaaagtaaaacaagcaagcaaacaaaaatccccaaacaaacaaaaaccaggaacaGGTCAGTATTGGTAACTCACAGAGTGGCCTTATTCTTAGCTGTGTCTGGGCTAGTATCCAGAAAAAGTGGTAGAAGCCTGAATTTTAGTTATTGTGTTTCACAGTGAAATAAATGATTgtataaattcttaaaataatcagaaaagacAACCCCCTTTTTAAAgcctttgtgtgtgttgtattgttgtgtatgtgtctgtgcaccgtgtgtgtggaTGCTGGAGGTCAAagtcttcctctgtttctctcatttatttttgtaaggTAGGGTGTCTCACTGAGTCAGTAGTTcagaccctgcctctgcctcctcaagcaTTAGGATTACATGTGCAGGCTACCATGCCATAGTCTGCTTTTACATGAGAGTTGGGAGTCTGAACTAAGACTCTCATAGCTGTTTGCAAGCACTGTACTGAGTGAGACATTTCTGTAGCTTACACCCTATAccattaataaaaaacaaaagaaaaaaaaaccagtcataTCATTATCCAAATCTGGCAGTCAAGgaaaaaattttagattttattctagtcatgtttttaaaaacaaatattctttggttgaaggggCTGGCACCCCAAATGATAATCTCCAATGTAACATAGGTAATCTACTTTCAAGAAGGATATATTCtttgggaggattttcttttctctgtctgtatTTAGGTCTGTGAGACAAAGAGAATGGAAATGTGAAAAGACTAACACAAGGCATTGTTCTCTGTCCAAGTTTCTGTTATTAACCTGGCCTTGCTTGGTGTCTGCAATCTTTGCTTTCTTATCCCTTTGTGATAGTGTCTTAGCTCAGGGCAAAGAGGAGTGTCTGTCCTGTGAAGACTTCCTTGTGTTCATATTGCTGAGTCACCCTGACTTTCTAGCAAACCACTGAACCCAGGGTGAGCTTGGCACCCATCCGTGCCAGTAAgtaaccaggactgcacagataTCAAGTGGTTCTTGGATGGGAAAGTCTTGCTGTTAATTAAGACTCTGAAAAAGTAGATTTTGGCCCATTACTCCAAATGTGGGCCAAAATATAGGTAGACACTGATTCTGTGAAGATAGTTTTCCATGACATCTACAATATTTCTGGagatttcattgtattttatagAATAGAAAGTGGGAATCCAAGGATTAGGGGACCAGGCTCTTGCCTAGCACGTGgactgaagatgactttgaaagaCAAAATTCCTTCCAGTCTAATAACCTTCTATCTAGGCTcactctgagccagctctcagaAGATGCATCTCTAAATACCTCTTTTGGTTCCTCCTCTAGGTTGCCAAGAGCAAATCACTGGAGGCTGCAAACCTAGCTATAGGTGCTGGGTACCGCCATATTGACACTGCTTTTGTATACCAAGTAGAAGAGGAGATAGGACAGGCCGTGCAAAGCAAGATTAAAGCTGGGGTCGTAAAGAGAGAAGACATGTTCATCACCACAAAGGTATAATTTTTATAGTATGCAAGTGTgcaaattattgaaaaataatgtaaGGAAGTGAAAATTTTACTGGATCACAAGTTGGCTAAAGGTGTCAGTTGCATAAATGGGTAAAGGAAAGTAATAGCAGATTAAAAATCTATGAAAAGATAATTTAGTTATTGGACATATTagagtatgtattttatttatcgagtattttttttattgttcaatAAATGAGCTAACAATAACCTACAAACTATAGCCGGGTTCACATCATTAAGTAAGAGTAAAGTAAATTCTGGGTTAAAGAGAATGACTATAACTTTCCTTCAAGTACAAAAACTATTTCACCATTAGAGTAAATGAATATGCATATTTGGGTAATCTACTAATCCAGCACAACTTCCGTTCTTCAACATCCTTAGCTCTGGTGCACTTGCTTTCGGCCAGAGTTGGTCCGGCCTGCTTTGGAAAAGTCACTGAAAAGACTTCAACTGGACTATGTTGATCTTTACATCATGCATTACCCAGTGCCAATGCAGGTGGGTGATTTGCATTGTCAAATGTACATACCATTGCATGGCAGCATGGAGAGCATTTTTATGTACATACCTTTGCATGGTGGCATGGATAGCATTTTTATGGATAGTTGAGATAACTTTTTATTATCATTTCATATAAAGTTCATTTATATGTTACTAAACTTCTGAGTGGGTTCCACAAAAAGTTTATTGGATGATGGTATGAGGTGTTCAAGCAGTGTGCAGAGTCACAGATTGGAAGCAACGTCCAGAAAAACTTGTATTTACACATCTTTTATATCTGTGCTGCTAGATGTTTGCGTGGGTCTTGCCCCTGTCTTCTCTCTTGGTGGCAAAGATGGCCTCAAGACAGTTTCATTGTCAAGGTCGTTAACACTTTATAGCTTCTCTCAACATTTTCCTGCCGAAATCAATCCTCCATGCAGTCTTGACTGGCCGTCCTTGGCTCACATGCTGGTCCGTGGGTCCTCGTGCTCATTACTGATGCTGCTCACATGCTGGTCCATGGGTCCTCGTGCTCATCACTGATGCTGCTCACATGCTGGTCCGTGGGTCCTCGTGCTCATCACTGATGCTGCTCACATGCTGGTCCGTGGGTCCTCGTGCTCATCACTGATGCTGCTCACATGCTGGTCCGTGGGTCCTCATGCTCATCACTGATGCTGCTCACATGCTGGTCCGTGGGTCCTCGTGCTCATTACAGATGCTGCATCAGGGTTGATATAATTCTTGCTGGAGGTCAAGGACATGCAATGACCAGGTTTCCCAGTGAACATGAAATATATTCTTCTTTCCAAAAGAAAGAGTAGACAAATAAATGCATGTCAACCATGAAGTCTCATTTAGTTGCTTAGAAATATTATTTAACCATAGTAATTATATATGCCATACgatatatatgtaagtatgtgtgtgtgtgtgtatgtgtttgtgtgtgtctgtgagtgtgcatgtgttacaacaactaaagaaagagatatcatgaatttgagagacagAGCAATGGAGGGattagaggaaagagaagaaaggaaatgatgtaattataatttaaaaagtaaaaattattacacaaaagaaatatttaaccACTCACACAATTAATATAAGAGAATACAGCAAGCTAGGCTCGAAAAGACAATTTTTACAACTCTACAAGCATATCACTGTGTAAACACAGTATACAGAATGATGCCTCACTCAGCTATGATTGCTTACTTTCTTATTTCCaggtcattctttttaaaatacattttttttttttttgttgaatgtgtacgggtgttttgtgtgtgtgtgtgtgtccgtgcactatgtgcatggatggtgcctgtggaagccagaagaggtcattgggttccttgggacTGAAATTACAGATAGTCGTGacccactatgtgggttctgggaattaaaccgGGGTCtcttgaaagagcagccagtgcttaatCATTGAACTATCTCTGCAGCTCCTCCAAGATCGTCTTAAACGCACTGTTACAGACAAGCTACATCTCTTTGTGAGATGTTTTTCACAACTGCTTCTCTTCCAGGCAGGGGATAGTGATTTTCCAGTAGATGAACACGGGAAAAATCTGTTGGACACTGTGGACTTCTGTGACACGTGGGAGGTGAGTATTTTTCAGGAGGACAATAATGCAAGCAGAACGAGGGAGAATCAGCTTACTTCCCCTTGGGTACAGAAATTtatttgcacacatacatgtttgcTGGAGTAGAAAGGGGAGAGTGCACTACTAAAGtgcaagggaagaaaatgaaggactCGGGACAGGAGACATATGAGTATTCTGACACCTTATGTAGTAATAACCTCGATTTTCTAGTGATGTTACAGAAATTCCTCTTTGGCTGACACCTTCCTCTTTATTACCATCATTATCTTGACTTCTTTGTATTTAAATCCAATACACCCcattctgccttttattttattttttactttttttcctgtgTCCAAATTTAGGGTCTTATGCACACTGGCAGGTGTTCTTCCAGTGAACCATATGTCTAGCTCCAGGCAATTTTTCCTGTAACTGCTCCGTATTCTGTTTATATCATTGTAGTTAGTCATTTGTAAGTATGACCCTTCATAACCCCTTTCTCATCACCAGGAGTTGGAGAAGTGTAAGGATGCAGGATTGGCCAAGTCCATTGGGGTGTCCAACTTTAACCACAAGCAGCTAGAGAGAATCCTAAATAAGCCAGGACTTAAGTACAAACCTGTGTGCAACCAGGTGAGGCCTCATTCATCCCCATCTCTCAGGCTTTCCCTCACTTCTGATGTTGATATCCATTGAGTTGCTCTCTGCCCAGgtgattttaattttgtgtgtgtgtgtgtggggggggggaggattctAAGAGCAATATCACTATTTCAAAACACATGGAAGGTTCTAAATTTAACCTTGGACTATGAAAGAATTGGTACGAAGGGGGACACACTAGAGTGCCCAAGTGAGAGAGAATGTGGGATTTAGAGTTCATCCATCAGGCTGAAGGTGAGGGCACAGGAAAGTGAACTCCCCCCTGAAATAAGAATCATGAACAGACACAAGATAGTTTATTGGAAGAttgagttaaaataaaatttgtttagtGGTCAGGCCTTGTGTGGAGTTTATGCTTCTCACCATCTTATTATGGTCTTTCCTCATGATTTTATTACATGTACAAGCtggcatctttacccactgaatcaaATTAGTtcttttgtacttaaaaaaaaaaaaaaggaacagtttCATCTTTTAATTCAAGTATAGTATTGCATATGGTTTTCTTATTCTACTTTATAGACTTCAAGCAGTTTTATTTATCATAATATGAGCATTTCATAAAGTCTAATATCCTTCTATCATTATTCCATCATAGGTTGAATGTCATCTTTATTTGAACCAGAGTAAGCTACTGGATTACTGCAAatcaaaagacatttttcttgttGCTTATGGTGCTCTGGGAACCCAGCGCTATAAAGAATGGTaataagataaaaagaataaACCTGAAGCAAGACAGGAAGTTAGCATTGGAGCACTCCGGTCTCAAGGAGAGTCAGTTAGCATTGGAGCACTCAGGTCTCAGGGAGAGTCAGTTAGCATTGGAGCACTCAGGTCTCAGGGAGAGTCAGTTAGCATTGGAGCACTCAGGTCTCAGGGAGAGTCAGTTAGCATTGGAGCACTCAGGTCTCAGGGAGAGTCAGTTAGCATTGGAGCACTCAGGTCTCAGGGAGAGTCAGTTAGCACTGGAGCACTCAGGTCTCAGGGAGAGTCAGTTAGCATTGGAGCACTCAGGTCTCAGGGAGAGGGGGACCTTCCTCTAGAAGAACCCAGTGAAGCACTATCTTGGTTCCTTTTCCTATTCTTCTGATAAAatgctctgacaaaagcaacttctgGGAGAAGGAGCTTCATACAGCTCCCATTTCAAGAGTACAGACCACAATGGGAGAGAAGTCAAGGTTTATGGAGCTTGAAGCTGGTGGTCACTTCTCATTACAGTAAAAAAGCAGAGACTGAGAATGAAAAGTGATGCTCAGATTACTTTCTCTATTTACACAGGCCAGAATCCCCTGCTCAGGCAAACGTTTCCACCCATAATTAaaatgggtcttcccacatcaattttcataaaaaaataatctttcatAGGCATCCCAGAGACACATCTTCCAGGTGATTCTATGTTTTTCTTGAGTTAACAATTATCCATGGCCATCACACCCAGTCTAGAATGGGCCCTCTACTGTGTTTTGAAGCACCATAGCTAAACAAAAGCATTGACTTCATGATCTCATTTCTCACTTCGTGATCCATTTAGGGTGGACCAGAACTCTCCAGTTCTATTGAATGATCCAGTTCTTTGTGGTGTGGCCAAAAAGAACAAGCGAAGCCCTGCCCTAATTGCACTGCGGTACCTGATTCAGCGTGGGGTCGTGGCCCTGGCCCAGAGCTTCAAAGAGAACGAGATGAAAGAGAATTTGCAGGTGATGAGCTCTGGTCCTTAAGGGTCTTGCATAGTATCTTCCATATGCTTGCTTCTTGCAAATTTCTCAGAACATTTTTGGATCAAGCCCATATTTCTAGCATTTGCTGTGCACATGAGTTTTCAAatgcatttataaatgttttgtttacaACATAAATAGCAGTGTGACTTGAAATTTAGTGTTGGAGACAATATAGAATTTGGTTTGCATTGTCAGCCAAGTACTGTGTATCCCATGgaattctttattttctgaaatgagGGCCTGAATGGAGTAATTTTGATTCTAGAAATTTCTGtggttttatgtttaatttccTTCATGCTCAAATATcctaataaacacacacacacacacacacacacacacacacacacaccagttactTGAATGCTCCTGCTGTACTCATTTATCTtggttaaattaaaaatattcaagtaAGTATACTTTACTATAGTACAAAAGAAATCATACTTAAGTAGAAGTTTAatataaagaacatttatttatgttagtgttctttgatttaaaaatttgtCTTCCTTTAACCTGAACTCAGTGAAAATTATCTGTCTACACTGAGGCACTTcacatattttcaaagaacttAAGGTACATATTTTCAGGATTATGTGGCCCCTCAAGCTCAGAAAACTGAGCTTTTCCTCAGTTCCATATAGGTTTCATACAATTGACAAATTTCTCAGGTTTTACCCCTGAACTTATCCCTGAAACAAGACAGTGGGAAGTATTTATGACAAGCACAGAGCTGATGCATCAATGAGT
This window contains:
- the LOC127194032 gene encoding aldo-keto reductase family 1 member C13, with protein sequence MSSKQQCVKLNDGHFIPALGFGTYKPNEVAKSKSLEAANLAIGAGYRHIDTAFVYQVEEEIGQAVQSKIKAGVVKREDMFITTKLWCTCFRPELVRPALEKSLKRLQLDYVDLYIMHYPVPMQAGDSDFPVDEHGKNLLDTVDFCDTWEELEKCKDAGLAKSIGVSNFNHKQLERILNKPGLKYKPVCNQVECHLYLNQSKLLDYCKSKDIFLVAYGALGTQRYKEWVDQNSPVLLNDPVLCGVAKKNKRSPALIALRYLIQRGVVALAQSFKENEMKENLQVFDFQLSPEDMKTLDGLNRNFRYLSAEFFAGHPEYPFSEEY